The genomic interval ACGAGGTGATAAGTATGTTAATCAATTGTATTTCTAAAAGATGTGGTGTATCTATTGATACTTTACGATATTATGATAAAATAGGTCTCCTTAGCCCTAGTAGAAGAAATAAAATTAGGGATTATTCGGAAGAGGATGTTGAAATACTAGATACAATAATTGCGATGAAAAACATGTTATTTAGTTTAGAAGAAATTAAAAATATATTGGATTTAGATTATCAGATTGACCAACAAATGAAAAACCAACAGATTGATTATAAGGTATGTAAAGTTTTATTAACTGAACTTAATAATAAATATGAAGCAATGATAAAAAAAGAATCTGATATTAAAAAAATTAAAGGACAATTGAAACACTTAATATCTAAAATAAATGATTTAATTACTAGAGAGGTGAATGAAGATGGTCAGTAATTTACCGATATCTAAAATAGGGTATGGATGTTATGCATTAAGTGGTGCTTATGGTAATCAGATGAGTCATTCAGAAAAGATGACATTAATCAATCAAGCGTATGACTTAGGAATCACTTATTATGATACAGCAAGTAGTTATGATGATACAGAAAGTATATTAGGAGAAACATTAAAAAGCAAAAGGCATAATGTTACTTTTGCTTCAAAAGTTGGAATGGATGGCGTAAAAGCTAATTTAACTAAACAAGGTATTATTAAATCATGTGAAAATAGTTTGAAAAATTTAAAAACAGATTATATTGATATATATCAAGTTCATTATAATGACCCTAATACACCTATTAGTGAAACGATTGCTGGGTTTGAGCAATTAAAAAAAGATGGAAAAATTCGATATTATGGCATTGGTCACTTACCAATATATGAAACGATTGAATATTTAAAAAACGGTAATGTATCAACCATACTAGCAGAAATGAGTGCAATCTCATTGTTTCGTTATCGGGAGTTAGAACCGTTGTTATCTAATTATGACTTTAGGATGGTTGCATTTAGCGTAACAGGAAGAGGAATGCTCTCAGGAAAAATTACTACTGATACGAAATTTGATAAAGATGATATAAGGTCAATTGATCCCTTGTTTAAACGAAACAAATTGAAGTTTGGTATTAATATTGCTAACAATCTTAAATTAATCGGAGAAAAGCATCATAAAACAGCTGTACAGATGGCAATCGCTTGGGTTTTACAAAAAAAAGGAATTCTTACTGCTTTAATAGGACCTACTAAATATGAACATTTGAAAGAAAATACAGAAATATTAAATCATCAATTGAGTAATAAAACCATGAATGATATAGAGATCATGCTTGAAAAAGAACAAAAATTATTAGACAAATGTTTAAAAGATGATGTAGAATGTATCTTGAATCAATCGATGTGCACAAACTATAATCAATTGTATGAGGATTTAGTTTATGTGTTAGAATACTGTATTGAGAATAATGAATTATCATCTGAATTAGGGATTAAACTATTTGAGAAGTTATTAATCAATAAAAAAGTGAAAAATTATTCGATAAAGGCATTAGAAAGTGTAAAAAAAGAGATTCAAGATAATAGAATAATAAAAATATAAAAAGGAAGGTTAAAAATGCGAATAAATAAATACATTAGTGAATCTGGTATTTGTTCTAGAAGAGAAGCAGATAGATTAATAGAAAACAAGAGGGTAAAAATTAATGGACAAATTGCGGAAATTGGGAGTCAAGTCTCTGAAAATGATAGAATAGAAGTAGATGGTAAGATAATTGAGCGAAAAGATAGATCTATTTACATAGCCTTAAATAAGCCAGTTGGTATAACAAGTACAACAGATCGTTCAATAGAGGGGAATATTGTTGACTTCATTAATCATAAAGAAAGGATATTTCATATTGGGCGATTAGATAAAGATTCAGAAGGGCTTATTTTAATGACTAATAATGGAGACATTGTTAATGAAATCTTACGTGCTGAAAACAATCATGAAAAAGAATATATCGTAACAGTCAATAAAAAAATTACTGATGAATTCATAATAAACATGTCAAAAGGAGTAAGAATTCTAGGAACAACAACAAAACCATGTAAAGTAAGTAAATTAAATGATCGAATATTCAAAATAATAATTACACAAGGTTTAAATAGACAAATCAGGCGTATGTGCCAAGTATTTAATTATAAAGTTGTAAAACTACAAAGAGTAAGAATCATGAATATTCACCTTGGTAATTTAAAAATAGGAGAGTGGCGGTATTTAACACCTGAAGAATTACATGAATTGATGAATTTATTAAAATAATTGATAATGATTATAATTAGATATAAAAAGTGCTATGAATTTGTGTTTAATATAACTCATAATAAAATGGTTGATAGTATTTAATCCTCTGTAAAAAGAGGATTTTTTTTTAATATTGTTTTTATATTACCTAATAATGATAAATACATCCATAATATATTAAACAAAAACATAGACAAAAAGAAACTAATCATTTATATTTGAAAAAATCATTGACAATAGGTAAATGTCATAATATACTGTGTTTAGATGTGTATCTAAATGTATTTGATTTATATACAATAATTATTACTTGTTTAGATAGATATCTAAATAACGATAAATCAAAAGAAAGGGGGATTAAATATGAGTGTTGTTAAGAAAATTCCATCAGAAGATATAAAGAATTTTGTAATGCTTTATAGCAATGCATATCCTGGGATGTTAATTAATACTAATGAAGAGATAGAAAAGAGGGTAAGCTATTTTACTAAAATTCAAAATGATTCTTCAAGTGAAAATTTTTATGGTTTATATCGTGAAGGACAGCTACTTGGGGGGATGTTATTACATGATTTTAAAATGAATTTTCACAACAAAATAATGAATGTAGGTGGATTAGGTTCAGTAGCGGTTGAATTTTTACATAAAAAAGAAAAAGTCGCCAAAGAATTAGTTGAAGCTTATTTAAGACATTATAAAGATAGAAATGCGAATCTTGCTTTACTGTATCCTTTTCGTCCTGATTTTTACATGAATATGGGATTTGGATATGGAACGAAAATGAATCAATATAGGCTTGAACCAGGAAGTTTTCCAAAAAGTTCTTTAAGAAAAAATGTTTGTTTCTTAGATGAAAGTGATAAAAAGAATATTATCGATTGTTATAATTATTATGTTTATAATCATCATGGAATGATTGAACTGAAAGAACGTGAATCAGAGAATATGTTTAAAAATCCTAATTTAAAGGTGGTTGGTTATAAAATTAATCAAAAATTAGAAGGATTTATGTTTTTTAGTTTTAAACCAGATAAAAGTAATTTTTTACAAAATGATATGGTTATTCACAGATTAGTTTATAACACTAGAGATGCGTTAAAAGGTATGTTTTCATTTTTGTATTCTCAGCTTGATCAGATAAGACATGTTTTCATTAATACCCAAGAAGAGTCACTATATCATATCTTACAGAATCCAATGAATGATTCTAATCAAATCATTCCTCCTGTCTACCATGAAACAAATACGCAGGGTGTAGGATTAATGTATCGGGTGATTGATACAAAAGGTTTATTTATGGATTTAAAAGAGTTTAACTTTAATCATGTATCTTGCTTGTTAAAATTATCTATACATGATAATTTTGTGGAAGAAAATAATAAATCACTGTATATTGAATTCATTGATGGTTATGCACAAGTTACAAATGAAAAAGAATTTGATGTAGAGATATCGATGAATATAGCTGAGTTTTCATCATTAATCATGGGGGTTGTAAGTTTTAAATCCCTATATGATTACTCATTAGCCGATATTTCAGATATTAGTTATTTAGAAAAAATCAATAAATTATTTGCATTCTCTGAAAAACCAATCTGTATGACAGGTTTTTAAAAATAAATTAAGAATAGGTGGTGTATTAAGTTGGCAATGACATCTAAATATTTAACACAACAAAAAAATGTTGTGAAAGAATTAGTTGACAGACTGTCAAAAAAGTTTGAATTTGTATCTGTTCTTGGTGTAGATACAAACGGAAAAAATTTTCGTGTAAATCGTAGTGGAACATCAATTGAAGATTCGATGTGGACAGAGAGAGGATTTTTAGTAAGAGTTTATCAAAATGAAATGTATAGTGAGTATGCATTTAATAAAATTTCAGTTGAGAAATTGGATACTATTGAAAAAGAAATAATTCTTAAAACTAAAGTTTCTGAAAATGTAAAAAGAAGTCCGTATGTAAAATTAATTAAATATCCACTTTTAGAAGAAGAAGAAGTCGTTGGTTCATTTATTAAAAACAAAGATATTGAAACCGAAAAATTAGATCATCAATTAATTGTGGATAAGTTAAATTCAATCAAGGACAATGCATTTAAAAAATCTGATCTATTGGTAAATGTTATTGTAGGATTTGAACAAGTAAATATTTCGAAAATATATATTTCAAACAGAAAGAATCTTGAACAATCTTATACATGGGGAAATGCTGTATTAGCACCGATCGCTAGAAAAGGTCAGGAAAACAAATACTTCTATGAAGGATTCTCTAGTTTAAATCCAATGGAATTATTGGATCAATTAGAGTCAAATTATGAAGAAGTAGTTAATAAATCTTTAGCGTTATTAGATGCTGAAAAAGTAACACCAGGTGTCTACGATATTATTTGTGAACCTGATATTACAGGGTTAATTGCTCATGAAGCTTTTGGACATGGTGTAGAAATGGATATGTTTGTTAAGAACAGAGCGAAAGCCGTTGAATATATTGAAAAACCTGTAGCATCAGAACTTGTAACAATGCATGACGGTGCAGCTAGTGCAGAAGATGTTTCATCTTATGCATTTGATGATGAAGGTGTATTAGCACAGGATACAGTTGTTATTGACAGGGGGATATTAAAGACAGGAATTTCAGATGTAATTTCTGCATTAAGATTAAATAAAAAGCCTAGTGGAAATGGTAAAAGACAATCATACCATAGAAAAGCTTATTCAAGAATGACAAATACTTTTTTTGATGGTGGAAAAGATAAGTTAGAAGATATGATAAAATCCATTGAATTTGGTTATTTAATTACTGGAATGATGAGTGGAATGGAAGATCCTAAAAACTGGGGTATTCAGTGTGTTGCTATGATGGGTGAAGAAATAAAAGATGGGAAATTAACTGGAAAATACGTATCACCAGTTATTATGACTGGATATGTACCAGATTTATTAAAATCAATTTCTATGATGTCAGAAAAAGTGGAGTTGTTTGGAACAGGAGTATGTGGAAAAGGTCATAAAGAATTGGTTAAGGCTTCAGATGGGGGTCCATACATTAAAGCGAGGGTGAGATTAGGATGAGGTTAGATCGATTAATAGAAATTTTAAATAATAGTGAAAGTATAAATGGATGGAAATTAGAAGAAACTAATCAAAAATCATATGAATTGTATTATATTAGACGAGATTTAGAAATGAACCGAGCAAAAAACATACATAATATTCGGTTAACTGTATATAAAGACTTTGATATAGATGGTGTTGAATATAAGGGAAGCTCTGTAACTAAATTACATCCTACGATGACTGAAGAAGAAATCATTCAAGCAATTAATAATGCTGCTTATGCTTCTCAATTTGCCAAGGTGCTTTATTATCCACTTGTAAAACCAAGTGAAGAAAAATTAGAAGTGATTGAAAGTAATTTTAAAGAAAAACCAATTGAAGAATATTTATCTGCAATAGTGGAAGCTATTTTTAAAGTGGATGTTTATGAAAAAGGATCAATTAATTCAACTGAAATATTTATCACTAAACTGAAAACACGACTAGTAAATTCATGTGGAATTGATTATTCATCTGAAAAATATTTAGGAACAGTTGAGTTTATTACCAATTGGAAAGAAGAAAAAGAAGAAATAGAATTATTCCAACATATTGATTTTGGTGATATGGATAGTGAGAAGTTAACTCAGGAAGTTAAAGAGATGCTAGAAATGAGTAGAGCTAGAGCAATTTCAAAATCAACACCTGCTTTAGGAAAACATCGAGTGATTTTATCAGGAGAATCAGTAAAACAAATGATGGAGTACTACTACAACCAATCTGCTACAGGATATGTTTATGAGAAGTTTTCAACAGCTAAAATAGGTGAAAGTATTCAAGGTGATGAAATTAAAGGTGACAAACTATCGATAACACTAAAACCTTGTTTAAGTGGATCGATACACTCAGCAGTTTTTGATAATGATGGTGTAATATTAAAAGAAGTTAATATTATTAAAGATGGAATAATAAAAAGTTTATGGGGTAATCAAAGATATTCTTATTATTTAGATTTAAAGCCAACTGGAGTTATTCGTAATATGGAAGTAATGTGTGGTAAAAAATCAATTAAGGAATTAAAGAAAGATCCTTATTTAGAAGTAGTATCTTTTTCTAGTTTCCAATTAGATGATTTTACAGGTTATTTTGGTGGTGAAATCAGATTAGGTTGGTATTATGATGGTAATGAAATCATACCAGTATCTGGTGGTTCTATTTCTGGAAATATAAAAGATAAACATGGTGAAATGTATTTATCTTCAGAAAAAATATCTATTAATGAATATTTAGGACCAAAACACATGGTAATAAATGATGTTACGGTTGCAGGAAATTAAAAATGTAGAAGGTTATTCAGGTGAATAACCTTCTTGTCTAAGGAGTAAAAATGAAACACTTGAACAAGGACTTTAAGCTTGATGTTAATCAAGCAATTGAATTTCAAAATGTATTAGTAGCTCTTTATGGACAAAATAATTTTTATAAATTCTTAGAAGAAGAT from Mycoplasmatota bacterium carries:
- a CDS encoding MerR family transcriptional regulator, with translation MLINCISKRCGVSIDTLRYYDKIGLLSPSRRNKIRDYSEEDVEILDTIIAMKNMLFSLEEIKNILDLDYQIDQQMKNQQIDYKVCKVLLTELNNKYEAMIKKESDIKKIKGQLKHLISKINDLITREVNEDGQ
- a CDS encoding aldo/keto reductase; protein product: MVSNLPISKIGYGCYALSGAYGNQMSHSEKMTLINQAYDLGITYYDTASSYDDTESILGETLKSKRHNVTFASKVGMDGVKANLTKQGIIKSCENSLKNLKTDYIDIYQVHYNDPNTPISETIAGFEQLKKDGKIRYYGIGHLPIYETIEYLKNGNVSTILAEMSAISLFRYRELEPLLSNYDFRMVAFSVTGRGMLSGKITTDTKFDKDDIRSIDPLFKRNKLKFGINIANNLKLIGEKHHKTAVQMAIAWVLQKKGILTALIGPTKYEHLKENTEILNHQLSNKTMNDIEIMLEKEQKLLDKCLKDDVECILNQSMCTNYNQLYEDLVYVLEYCIENNELSSELGIKLFEKLLINKKVKNYSIKALESVKKEIQDNRIIKI
- the rluF gene encoding 23S rRNA pseudouridine(2604) synthase RluF → MRINKYISESGICSRREADRLIENKRVKINGQIAEIGSQVSENDRIEVDGKIIERKDRSIYIALNKPVGITSTTDRSIEGNIVDFINHKERIFHIGRLDKDSEGLILMTNNGDIVNEILRAENNHEKEYIVTVNKKITDEFIINMSKGVRILGTTTKPCKVSKLNDRIFKIIITQGLNRQIRRMCQVFNYKVVKLQRVRIMNIHLGNLKIGEWRYLTPEELHELMNLLK
- a CDS encoding GNAT family N-acetyltransferase codes for the protein MSVVKKIPSEDIKNFVMLYSNAYPGMLINTNEEIEKRVSYFTKIQNDSSSENFYGLYREGQLLGGMLLHDFKMNFHNKIMNVGGLGSVAVEFLHKKEKVAKELVEAYLRHYKDRNANLALLYPFRPDFYMNMGFGYGTKMNQYRLEPGSFPKSSLRKNVCFLDESDKKNIIDCYNYYVYNHHGMIELKERESENMFKNPNLKVVGYKINQKLEGFMFFSFKPDKSNFLQNDMVIHRLVYNTRDALKGMFSFLYSQLDQIRHVFINTQEESLYHILQNPMNDSNQIIPPVYHETNTQGVGLMYRVIDTKGLFMDLKEFNFNHVSCLLKLSIHDNFVEENNKSLYIEFIDGYAQVTNEKEFDVEISMNIAEFSSLIMGVVSFKSLYDYSLADISDISYLEKINKLFAFSEKPICMTGF
- a CDS encoding TldD/PmbA family protein translates to MKLAMTSKYLTQQKNVVKELVDRLSKKFEFVSVLGVDTNGKNFRVNRSGTSIEDSMWTERGFLVRVYQNEMYSEYAFNKISVEKLDTIEKEIILKTKVSENVKRSPYVKLIKYPLLEEEEVVGSFIKNKDIETEKLDHQLIVDKLNSIKDNAFKKSDLLVNVIVGFEQVNISKIYISNRKNLEQSYTWGNAVLAPIARKGQENKYFYEGFSSLNPMELLDQLESNYEEVVNKSLALLDAEKVTPGVYDIICEPDITGLIAHEAFGHGVEMDMFVKNRAKAVEYIEKPVASELVTMHDGAASAEDVSSYAFDDEGVLAQDTVVIDRGILKTGISDVISALRLNKKPSGNGKRQSYHRKAYSRMTNTFFDGGKDKLEDMIKSIEFGYLITGMMSGMEDPKNWGIQCVAMMGEEIKDGKLTGKYVSPVIMTGYVPDLLKSISMMSEKVELFGTGVCGKGHKELVKASDGGPYIKARVRLG
- a CDS encoding TldD/PmbA family protein; its protein translation is MRLDRLIEILNNSESINGWKLEETNQKSYELYYIRRDLEMNRAKNIHNIRLTVYKDFDIDGVEYKGSSVTKLHPTMTEEEIIQAINNAAYASQFAKVLYYPLVKPSEEKLEVIESNFKEKPIEEYLSAIVEAIFKVDVYEKGSINSTEIFITKLKTRLVNSCGIDYSSEKYLGTVEFITNWKEEKEEIELFQHIDFGDMDSEKLTQEVKEMLEMSRARAISKSTPALGKHRVILSGESVKQMMEYYYNQSATGYVYEKFSTAKIGESIQGDEIKGDKLSITLKPCLSGSIHSAVFDNDGVILKEVNIIKDGIIKSLWGNQRYSYYLDLKPTGVIRNMEVMCGKKSIKELKKDPYLEVVSFSSFQLDDFTGYFGGEIRLGWYYDGNEIIPVSGGSISGNIKDKHGEMYLSSEKISINEYLGPKHMVINDVTVAGN